GCCGGGCAGCCAGCGGCGCGGATCGACGCCGGAGACGGCGGTGTCCACCAGCTGCCCGGTGGTGGTGTGGCGCAGCACCACCCGAACCGTGCGGGGGTTGAACAGCCGCGACCATCCGTCGTTGCTCACGGTCACCTGCAGGGGCAGGACACTGCCGCGCGCCGCGCTGGCCGGGTGCGTGGCCGCCGTCAGGCGGAAGCGGTAGCCAATGGAGCGCGACACCTCGTCGTAGCACCCTCTGGCCTTCCAGCCGTCGATGAAGTTCTTCCAGAAGTAGAAATTCAGGTAGGTCAGGGCGTATTCGCGCCCTTCGCGCAGGATGTCGGGGCAGTCCATCCTCGCCTCATTGCCTCCGACATCGCAGGTTTCCGCGCCGAAGGGAGTCACCCTCGACAACGCCTTGGTGTACTCGCGAAGGGGATCATTCAGACCGCCGTACGTCCCGGCGTCCCCGTTGTTGGCCAGGAAGCAGTCGTTGTAGATGCCGATGCGCGCACGGGTCGTGAAGGTGTCCGCCTCCGTGGGGGGCGAGGGATACCACCGGCGCATATCGTCCGGGTACCGCATCTGCAGGAACCGGCCCTCGGGCAGGGCGTCCAGCAGGGCGTCCCGAATGGTCACCTTGTTGGCGTCCGAATCCAGCCCGTTCACCGAGTCGTGCCATTCGCCCCACGCCCCCACGAAACCGGCCTGCCAGAAGGCGATCACGTCGGCATTGCGGGCGAGGATGGGCTTGATCTGCTGGATATGCTGGAGAACCAGACTGACGTTCGCGTCGGGTGCGTTGGCGTAGTCACTGCCAGGAAAGTTGTACGAGAACCGCAGCACCACCTTGAGGCCGGCCGCGCGCGCCCTGCCGAAGCCCTGATCCAGCTTGGACAGCCAGTCCGCACTCAGGGCCGAGTTCCGGAAATCGTCGAGCCTGATGTAGGTACGCACCAGGCGAAATCCCAGGTCGGCCTGCCCACTCAGGGAGCCGGTGGGCTCGGCGGCCAGGTCGGAGCTGTCGCCGTGAAAGCCCCGCTCGGGGTTGGGAAAGTCCTCGCTGGTGCCGGTGAAGGTCGTGGACACTGCCGGTTCGGGTGTGGGCGTGGGGGTCGGGGTTGGCGTGGGTGCAGGTGCGGGCGCGTCTGACGGAGCCAGTTCCAGCCAGTCCAGATTCACGGCCGGGGCGGAGCCCACGTACGCCACCCTCACGACTTGCTTCCCGGCGCTGAGCCGCAGGTCGCCCGCCCTGACCACCTGAGGGGTATCGAAACCCCCGGTGTCCGGCAGGCTCGGCGTCAACACCTTCACCCCGTCGACGCTGATCTCGAGCAGTTCCCCGGTTCGGAGTGTCGCCAGGCGGAAATTCAGACCGTACGTTCCCGCGCTGTCCACGTTCACGGTGTAGTTCAGCCATTCGCCCGCCCCGGACCAGCCCACACCGTAGCCCTCGGGATTGCCCCGACGGTCAATGTCCACACCTTCTGTGGTGCGGTACTGGCCCCCCTGGTTGGCCGCGTCGTTGTCGTGATAGCCGACGCCCTCGCCACCCCTGTCAAAGTCCTCGGCCTGAAGTTTCAGGGGCGCGGAGACGGCCGGGCTGGCCGGAGCGCCGGCAGCGTCACAGGTGACCTTCGCTTCGGCCCAGTCCGCGTGGTCGAACCAGGGACTCCGGTCTCCCTCGGCCACGTTCCTGTGCTGATCCACGACCAGTCGCAGCGTCTCATGGCCACGGAGATCCACCTTGATGGCCCTGGTCGCCGTGCTGCCGGTCATGACGCCGGAGTCGTACAGTTTGGCGGAGTCGCCGTACACTCGGAAGACGACGCTGCCCCGGCCCGTCTGAGCCCGGCTCTCATCGTCGATTCCAATGCTGGCCGACAGGGTCGAACAGCGCCCCGCGGTGACGAACACCACGCTGCTGTCAGCATGCACGCCCAGCCCCCTGGCGTAGCGTCTTCCCGACAGCGTGAGGGCGTTGCCGTCGCCGGCGGCGCCCTCGCCATTGGATCGGTCGCGTTCGACCGGCCCATAACCGTTGCTGGCGCTCTGCCAGGCCTGATCACTGAGAAAGCCGGACACCAGCGGAGAGACTTCGGTCGCTGCGGCGGTCAGATCGTTCCAGGGTGCTCTGCCTTCGGCGTAGGGTGTAGCGCTGATCGCAGGCTTCGTAGAGGCTGGGCTGCCGCAGGCCACCAGGGCCAGGCTCAGACTGAGGGCCGCCAGGCCGTGGACTTGAAGCTTCGGAGGCCGCGCAGGGGACTGGGACGTCGTGACGTTCATGCATACCTCGGGGGGCCGACGGGCGCAGGACAGATTGGCGGACTGATGAGCTGGAGTGGTTTCACCGAACATACCCACTGTCTTCAAGGGGCCCGGGGAAAATCACGCTTCCGGGGGGGAAGGTGCGGTCGCAGTTGCGTGGGTCGTTCGGCTGCCGTCACGCCCGGGGCTCAACTGGCGCGCTGTACATGCTGGGTTCATCAGCCGGGCCTCACAGGCAGCCCAGGGTGGGTTCGCCGTTCCAGGTTCGGGCATAGCGGGCGGCCGCCACCCCCAGGAAGGGCTCCACATCAAAGCCCAGGGGCTGCTGTGCGCTGACCTTCTGCCGGGCGCGGGCCACGATGTTTCGGGTCTCGTCGGGTAGGCGTACGCCCTGCCCCAGGCTGCCCCACCAGTCCATCTGCTCGCTGTAGGCCCAGACGTACTCGTCGGTGGTGTTCAGTCCCTGATACAGGTGGTGCTCGAGCATCAGCCGGCGTTCCGCCGTGTTCCGCAGGTGGCAGCCCAGCAGGCCATTGACTCCACTGGCGTTGTAGAGCCCCAGCAGTCCGTCGACGAATACGGCGTGCGAGGTCTTCACCTGGGCGTCGTATCTGGCGCGGTTTTCCGGCGATACCAGAGTCCGCGCCGCGTCTCTTTGCCCTGCGAAGCTGCTGAACTCCTGGGCATTGGGCAGGTAGTAGTAGTACGAGGGCTCATTGCCGTCGATCAGCCGGGCCTGGGGGCCGATGACATCGAGCATGCCCTCGATGAAGGAGGCCAGCAGGCCCCACTCGACCTGTTCCAGGCCGCCGCGCTGATCTGCCTGCTTTTTCAGGTATGTCATGCCGAACAAGGTGAGCATCTGCACGTCGGGCATCTCCGCCTGGATGGTGCTCAGGAAGGCGGCGCCGCGCTGGCGCACCTTGGCCTGCACAGCGGCGAAGTCCTGATCCGGATAGAGGCTGCGGGAGTACGACCAGGGACTGGTGCCGTAGGGCTCGGGGTCGAAGAAAAACCCTTTGAAGTGGCCGGCCTTCGCGGTTCGGGCAAAGTTGCGGGCGTTGGCCTGGGTGGCGGCCCAGTCCTGATCGCTGAACCAGCTCCAGTTCGCCTCACGGGCCGCCCAGATGGAGATGAAGTTGTGTCTCAGCGAGGCGAAGCGGGTGGCGGCGAGGTCGGCGCGGTCTTGAACATAGGCGCTGTCGGGGTAGGCGGTTTTGTTGAAGATGGTCTTGCCGGCATTCAGGTTGACGACCAGACCGTCGAAGGGCTGCTGCTCCATGGTGGCGATGTTGGCGCGCACGAAGTCCGGGGTAGGCGCGTCCCAGCCCAACTGGATCAGTTTCTTGCCTGAACCGGCTGGAGGGCTGGGCGGCTGAGCGCCCTCGCCGCACTCGACGCGGGCGTCGGCCCAGTCGGCGTGGTCGTAGCCGATGCCGTCGCCGGCGTCGCCCACGAGCAGGTGCAGCGTCCGGGCGCCCGCCGGCAGCGTGACATCGACGGTTCGGGTACTGCTCCTGGCAGTCATGATGCCCGAATCGAAGAGCTTGTGGCCGTCGGCGAAGACCTGAAACACCACACTGCTCACCCCACGAGCGTCGTACTTGCCCCCTGCCCGGACGCTGTCATCCACACCGACCCTGGCCGTCAGGCGGGTGCAGTTGCCGCCCATGGCGAAGCCCAGGTCGCTGTTGGCGTGTGTGCCCAGGCCCTTCTCGAAGCTGACCCCCGCCAGGCTGAGCCGCTCACCATCTCCACCCGGATCGTCCCCATTCGAGCGGTCGAGTTCCAGCGGCCCCCAGCCGTTCACCGTGGTGGTCGCCGCGCTCAGCTGGTCACTCAGGAAGCCGCTGCTCAGCTCTGACCTTTCTACATTCAGCGCTTTGGGCGCCGCCGGCGAGGACGCACAGGCCGCCAGGAGCAGGGCGAGGAAGGGGCCGGATCCTCCCCGCGAGAGCCGGGAGATCGAGTGGCGGTCGGTTCTGCGATCCTGGTTCATGATCGACCTCGGTGGGCGGGTGCCATGCCACTGAAACAGAACTCCGGCTGCCTGGAGCGGCTGGAGTCTCAGATCAGGGTTGAACGTCGAGCGTCTGGCCGAGCGCGTTGAATCCGCTGCCCGCTTCCCAGACGTTCTCGTTGGCGAGGCGGATCGCGTACTCCGGACGGCTGTGCAGACTGGGCATGGGATCGGGAAGCGCCAGCAATACGTCGTACTGACCGGGCGCGAGACCGGCGGGCAGGGTAGTGCTGAGCGTCAACACCCTGGTCGTCCCGGGTGCAGGCAGGAACAGCCTCGTGTCCTGGGGTGGGTTGACCACCAGCCGGGTGGGCTGGCCGCCACCTTTCGGGCGCAGGATCAGCTCGATGGCCCGGGGATTGTAGATGCCCCCGAAACCGTCGTTGGTCATGGTGAGCTGTACCGCGAGCCCTGCGCCGGCCCGGGCGCTCAGCGGCACCCTGGACTCCAGCAGGCGGTAGCGGTAGCCCGTGCGCCGCTTGACTTCGGGGAGGCAGTCGCCCTGCACCCGGTTCACCGGGAACTGGTTGGTGGCGTCGGGCCGGGTGATGGCCATCTCCTCGATCAGCTCTGGACAGGGCACTTCCTTCCACACTGCATATGCGAAATCGAAGCAGCCGGTGTCCATCATCTCAGCCTGCGGAACGTAGAGCCCCTCCTGCTGCAGATAGCCCCGGTCGGCCAGCCTTATCCTTCGAACCTCCGGATGGTAATCGGCCATATAGCACTCGTTGTGGAAGCCGACCCGTGACCGGGCCGAGCCCGTGAAGGCTTCTTGCTGGGTCAGTGGCGTCTTGTCGAAGAGCTGGTACTTGAGCCCCGGATACCGCACGACAACGGCCCTGGACTTCGGCACCACGTCCAGCAACTTGTCCATGATCATGCGGGTATTGCCATTGACCTCGTCGTTCGGGCCCAGCAGATCGTTGGTCGACTTATGCCATTCTCCCCAGGGGCCGATGAATCCAGCGAACATGAAGGCGGTCACGTCCGTGTTCGCGGCCAGTACCGGCCTGAGCTGCTCGATGTGGGCGAGCACCCGATCCCTGGGGGCATCGGAGGCCTGCCGCTCATCCAGTGGCCAGCTGTAGGCGAAGTAGGGAATGGCCTTCAGACCGAGCTGCCGAACCACATCCATGTCACTGGAGATGCGGTCGAGGAAGCTCTGTGGAAGTGGCGCGCCCTTCCATTCACCGAGGATATAGACGAAGCGAATCAGGCTTGAGGGCAACGAGACGGATTCCCGCTGGATGTAGTCCCGAACCCCAGACACGGTCAGGGGAGGATTGTTCTCCGGCAGCCCGTCGTTCGCCCCGCCCGGCTGATAGCTGATGATGTCGCCGCGCTCCGGATTCCGGAAGTTTTCCAGGCTCTGGCTGTAGCTTACCGTGTTGACCGGGCCAGGCGCGGGCGTGGGGGGTGGGGTGGGCGCCGTACACTCCACGCGGGCGTCGGCCCAGTCGGCGTGGTCGTAGCCGATATGGTCACCGCCATCGGTCACCACCAGTTTCAGGCTCTGGCGCCCGGTCAGGTTGACCTGCACGTCGCGGGTCGGGCTCTTGGCCGTCAGTACACCTGAATCAAAGAGTTTTTCGCCGTCTGCGAAGACCTGGAAGGCGACCGTGCCGCCAAATGGGCGCACGACGTCGTCGAGGCCCACGCTGGCCCGGAAGGTGGTGCAGGCGCCGCCCAGGGGAAAAGTCAGGCTGCTGGAGGCATGGACGCCCAGCCCCTTGCTGAACTCGACTCCCGAGAGCCGCAGGGGCTGACCATCGCCGGGAACCTGCTCACCGTTTTCCCGGTCACGCTCGACGGGGCCCCAGCCGTTGGTCACGTCGGTTGCCAGGTTCAGCTGGTCGCTGAGGTATCCCCCCTGCAGGTCTGTAGAGGTCGCCACAAGCGAAATGGATCCTTTCCCGGTGACCGTGGGCGCCCTGGGACTTCCTCCCGAGCCACAGGCAGCCAGCAAGAGGGTCAGCGTCAGGCCCGTTCCACTTCGGCGGATGAACCCAACAGAGTTCCTGACAAGCTGCGTGACGACCGGGGAACGGAAACGATTGATCTCCTTCATTCGGCACTCCATAGGTCGAAGACGGGTGAATCGAGAGATTCCCCTGGTCGATCACGATTCTCCTGAACCGCTTTGTGACACTGTGACCTTTTCTCATGGCTACCCCGTGAGGAAGCTCACATACGCGTGAGCGCGACTTCAGGCGGGCAGCTCTTCATCTGACCCCCGGATTCCTGATACCAAGGTCAATACCGCTCACCACTCCCCACCCGCCCTTCGTCGGCGTCCCAGCGAACGTTCAGCTGACATACAGCGCCTACTATCGCGGTGTTGTTCTCCGGTGCCGTCTGGCACCGCGTCTCATGTCAACTCGGTTTTTATTGTTTTTGATCGCTCAGGCGGTCAGCCAGTTTGGAACGGCGGTCAGCACCGTCGGGCTGACAACCCTCTGGGCGTCTCGCGGCGCACCAGCCACGCAGTTGGCACTCATTTTGGCTCTGCCAGCGATTCCGTCGCTGCTGCTGGCGCCATTCGTCGGCGCGACGGTGGAACGGGTAGCGTTGCGTCCCTTCCTGATTGGCGCCAATATCTTTCTAGGTGCCGTCGCATGCGCTGTCGCGTGGGCGGTGGCGCCCTCGGGCGGGCAGGCTGAGCCAACCCTGTTGGTCGCCATGTTCACCCTGAAAGAGGTGGGCAACCGCGCCTTTGCGGCAGGCTACGCGCGGGCGTTCGGTGCTCTGGCACCCGCCACGACAGGCCGACCGGTGATGGTGGCCGATTTTACCAGCCAGAGCGGAGCGGCGCTGGGGGCGGCTGTCGGCGGTCTGATTGCCAGCAAGGGCGGCGGCGAGGTCTTCGTGATCGACGCAGCCACCTTTGTGGTGGCTGGTCTGATTACCCTCTGGCTGCCGCTGCTAGGCGGCGCACCTGCTCGACGGGGTGGAAACCAGGTGGTACGCGACGTCAAGGTCGCGGTCGACCATGTGAGCAACAATGCTCAGATCGCCCGCCTGTTCGGCGCCTACTGCTCCATGTCGCTCACCTGGGCGGCGTGGGACATCGTTGGCGGTTACCTCTTTGTCGCCGCTGGTTCAGCGGAGGCGTCAGGGGTAGCCAACTCCGGTGCCCAGATAGGGAAAATGTCCATTGGCCTCTGGCTTTTCAGTCAGGGGTTGGGACACAGCGTCAACAAGGCCCAGATATCAGCGTTGGTGCTGGCTGGAACGGGCTTGGTCGCCGGTGGTTTGGGCATGTTCGGGCCGAGTCCATATGTCATCGTCCTGCTGGTTATCCTCCGGAGTCTGTTCGGGATGACCGGCTACCTGGGTGGCAATGGCTCGTACACCATGATGGTGCTTGACGCGCCCTCCGAGTTGCGGGCCCGTATGGCCGTGCTGGTGGGCGCCGTAGGAACTGGACTGGTTGCAGGCGGTGCCAAGGTCGGTGTCGGTATATTGAACGACGCCGTTGGGCCCACCCTGGCCTTCATCCTGCCCAGCATGGTCGGCATGACGCTCGGTCTTCTGCTGTGCCGTGCCGAGTTCCGGGCACAGCAGTACCACCATCTCCAGGCCTATATGGTCTGCCGCGTCTACTGGGCGCGGCGGGCCGGGGGCCTCGGAATAGCGGCTGCTCAGGGCGAATTCCTCGTCGGCATCAGCCGCATTTGAAATGAGCGCCGCTCCTCCACCTGTTGAGGGGGCGGCGCTTTCTTGTGTTCAGGATGGTCAGCGTGAAGATTTGCCGTGTCTGTCTGTAAGCGCTGTCTAGACTGAGACGTTCTTTCTTCGGAGTCACAGGCTCCGTGAAGCATGACAGTTCAATTCTTATGGTTCTTGCTCGCTCAGGCAGTGAGCGAGTTCGGAAGCGCTGCCAGCGCCGCCGGGCTCGCCACGCTCTGGGCGGCGCAGGGAGCGCCGGCGACCGAGCTGGCGCTGGTGCTGGCTATTCCAGCCCTGCCAGCCCTGGTGCTGGCCCCTGTTCTAGGCTCCTTGATGGAGGGAGCCCGCCTGAAACGGGCGCTTCTATTCATCAACGTCCTTCTGGGCCTGACCAGCCTGGGAGCAGCAGGTGCCTTCCTGCTGCCTCAACGTGAGGCCGTCCTTGCGTTGACTGGAATTTTCGTCCTGAAAGCGCTGTGCCAGAGCGCTTTTAATGGGGCCTATAACCGGGCCTTCCGGTTGCTGGCTCCTGGCGGCGGGGTTGACGGGCGGGCGGTTTCGCTCCAGACCTTATCTAACCGGCTGGGAACAGCGGTCGGGGCGGGTCTGGGAGCGGTCATCGCTCTGAAGGCGGGGAGCGCCGTCTTCATCGTCGATGCTGCGACGTTCGGGGTTGCCACCCTGATCGTTGCGGCGCTCCCCCTGGGTTCGGGCGCACCTGCGCTCCCACCTGGTGGGCCTCGACTGGCCCCCCGCGCCGTGTTCCGTGACGTGGCGGTGGCCATCCGCTATGTCCTGGGCAGTTCCCGCCTGAGCCGGGTCTTCGCGCTGTACGCGCCGATGACCTTGGTCTGGGCGGCGTGGGACATTCTGGGCGCCTACCTCCTGAAGGAGGCGGGCGCACCAGAAGCGTTTGGTCTGGTGGTCATTGCCGCCCAGGTGGGTGAGATCGCAGTGGCCACCGGGCTGGCTGCGATCAACGCCCGCTTCACAGTCGCCCTGGTGCTGGCAGCAACCCTGCTGCTGGCGCTGGGAACCGGGCTGTCTGGAGCGGTGGTGATGAGCCTGAGCCATCAGTTCCTCGGCGTGGCTGGCACCCTCGCCTTGGTCGTCGCATTCCGGTTGGTCACCGGGGCTGCGGCAAACGTCTCTGGAGGAGGGGTCTACGCCCTCCTGGTCTATGCGGCACCCACCGCATTGACTTCGCGCCTCACGGCGCTCGTGGAAAGCCTCGGTATCGGGGCGATGTATGCGCTGGCGAAACTTGGGGTTGGCACCCTGGGCGACGCCGTTGGCTCCAGCACCACCTTCATGGTGGCCGGGACTCTGGCGACCGCTCTGGGCCTCGGCCTGAGCGTCTTGGAGTTCCGGGCGCGGCAGTGGGAAATCGCTGTCCTGCGCCTGCATGCAGAGGTTTACCTGAGCCTCCGCATGGGCGGACTTGAGGGAGCGGCCTTCCGCTACTTATTGGCGCAAACAACCTAATGACCTTATCTCTGGGCGTCGGCTAAGAACTGGCGTCCAGCGTTGACTGCATGAAATTTAAAGAGATAGTCATTTACTCCGGCCCAACCGACCGGATAAATGCGCCCCCAACGGGGCAAAACCTTGCCAATCCTTTGGCCTTCCAGGGGGGGAGCTACAACACTTTGCTCGAAGTGTTGAGTTCCATTCGGGCGTTAGGAGCGTGCTCCGTGCACGTCTCCTGTCCATTCGCACCCGCCGAGCCACGGTGGGACGTCTGGACTGGGCTTCAGAACCCTGCTGCTCACGGGTTCTGGCCCAAGAACTTCCGGGAACTGAACCACCGATTCGGTTCCCAGAGCGAGCTGCGGCGCTTCATCCGCAGTTGTCAAGCCGCCGAAATGAAGGTCATCGGGGAAATGACCTTTCATTTTGGCCCTGGGGCCAGTTTTCCTGAGGGTTGGGCAACCCCTCGGGAGGACTGGTGTATGGGAGTCCTCCCGCGTCTGAACCTCCGCAATCCCGAGGTTCGGGCTTATGTCCTGCAGACCGTGGACTGGTTTGCGGACATGGGCTTCTGGGGTATCCGCCTGGATACTGCCTTTGAACTCCCCTCGGAGTTTTTAGGCGCCGTCATCGCGACGGCTCAGCGCCGGGGATTATTTCTCATCGGGGAAGTCTTTGATGGCGACCCCACCCTGGTTCAGGGGCTACTGAAGGGGGTTCACTGGACTGACTATCCAATGAACTTTTCGATGTTTGAAGTGCTGGCAGGCAAGGGGAGCGTAGAGCAGCTCCACGCCCTGCTGGCACACCCCTACAGCCGGGAGCAGAGCCTGGCAACGTTTGTGGACAACCACGACGTTGCCTCCTTCGTCCGCGAGTGCGTCAGGCGCTCGTCAGACCCCGGCAACGCCATCAAGTATGCGCGGGCACGCATGCTTATGGCACTTTCATTGATCATGGTCGTACGCGGTGTCCCCACCATCTACTACCTTGACTCCTGGGCGCTGAATTTAGAGGGCATGGCAGACCCTCTCGGCAGCAACCGGCTGCCCGCCCCCTGGGGCCAGCGCCCCATCCTAGAGACAGCCATTGCCAGGCTGTCCACGTTGCGCCACACTCGGCCCGAGCTGGCGCATGGGACTTACCGGGAGTTATGGCTTCCCGGCCCCCGCAACGTATGGGCATTCGCCAAGATTGGACTCCAGTCCACCGTTGTCCTCCTCAACAATGAGGATGAAGCGGTCGATCTGACCGATCTAGGCGGCATCGACGCCCAAGGGCTGCTACCCGACGGCACCATTCATTGCCTGCTCCGACCAGGCAAATCCTTCGTAATCGAAGGAGGCCGCATCAGCGGCGTTTTAGCGCCCCGCTCGGTCTACCTCTTAGGTAACTAGCGCGGTTGAAGCGGTGAAGATGACTCTCAGTCATTTTCACCGCTTTCTTTTGGTCTGGCCCGGCGGCACCCGTCCCCTACACTGAAGGCTGTGAGCCTTGCCGCTGCACACAACCTGCCCCCTCAGCCCACTGCGCTGCTCGGGCGCGAGGATGTCCTGCGGGAGGTGTCATCCCTGTTATGGGGCCCCACCCGCCTGCTGACCCTGCTGGGGCCGGGTGGCGTGGGCAAGACCCGGCTGGCGGTGGAACTGGCGACCACCGTGCGGCCCGACTTCGCCGGCGGCGCCTGGTTCATCGACCTGAGCGGCGGTCTGCCTCCGGCTGCGCTGCCGGCCCACCTGGCACGGGTGCTGGGCCTGACCCTGGACGGCGCAGACCCCCTGGACAGCCTGGTGGGTCAACTCCCCGATCAGCCGCTGCTTGTGCTGCTCGACAACTTCGAGAGCGTGCCGGACGCTGCGCCGCTGCTGGGCCAGTTGCTCGGCGCCTGCCCGGCCCTGCGCGTGATCGTGACCAGCCGGGTGGCCCTGAACCTGCGCTGGGAACGGCGGCTGGAGGTGCCGCCACTGGCCCTGCCGGAGCCCGGAAGCCCGTCTCCTGCCGACGCCTCTCCGGCGGTGCAGCTCTACCTGGAGCGCGCCAGGGCGGCCGGTGGGCCAGAGGTCACTGACCTGGGCGCGGCGGCGCGCCTGTGTGCCCGGCTCGACGGGTTGCCCCTGGCCATCGAACTGGCCGCCGCCCGCGCCGCACAGTTCGGGCCTGCCGCCCTGCTGGCGCGGCTGGAGCGTCACCTGGCGCTGCCGTCCACGCCGGCCCCGGATCGTCCGGCCCGTCACCATTCGCTGAACGCGGTCATCGGGGCCAGTTACGACATGCTCAGCGCGGCCCAGCAGGCCACATTGCGGCGTCTGGCGGTGGCGGCCGGTGGGGTCGGCGAAAACGCCGCCCGGGTCATGGCCGAGACCGACGCCCTGGGCATCGACGCCCTGGACGTCCTGCTGGCCCTGACCGACGTGAATCTGCTGTCCGCCAGACCGGGCCACGACGGTCAGCCCCGCTTCTGGATGCTCGAAACGGTTCGGGACTATGCAGGCGCCCAGGCCGACCCGGCTGAATTCCAGTTGGCCCGGCAACGCCACGCGCAGTGGTGTCTGGAACTGGCCGAACGCCTGACTCCCGAATGGAGATCTGAGGCCCAGGCGCAGGTGCTGGCGCAGCTGAACGAGGAGCACCCCAACGTCCGCGCAGCCCTGGCCTGGACGCTCAGGGCGCAGGCGAACTTGGCCGACCGACAGGTGGGCGTGCAACTGGCGGAGGCCCTGTGGCCGTACTGGCTGGCCCACGGCCACCTCGGCGAGGGCCGCGCCTGGCTGGAAGCGGCGCTGAGCGGTGCCGGTGAGGCCGGGTTGCCGGGCCTTTATCGAGGGGCCGGCGTGCTGGCCCGGCAGCAGGGTGATCTTGCGGGCGCCGTCCAGTGGGCCGAGCGGGCCACCCTGGCCGCGCAGCTCGCGGCGGACACCTGGCAGGAGGCGGCGGCCACCGGCGATCTGGGCGTGGCCCTGGCGCTTCAGGGTGACCTGGGCCGGGCCAGCGCCGCCCTCGACCGGCAACTCAGCCTGCAGATCACCCTGGGCGACCAGCACAGCGCCGACGCGCTGAACAACAGGGGAGCCGTGGCCCTGCGCGCCGGCGACTTCGAACGGGCCACCGACCTGCTGGGCCGGGTTCTGACCATGTGCCTGGCCTCCGGAGACGCCCGGGGTGAGGCCGACGTCCGCTCCAATCTGGGGGTGCTGGCGTGTCAGGCTGCCGACTGGCCGCTGGCGAGCGCTCACCTGAGCCGCGCCCTGGAGCTGCGGCGCCAGCTGTGCGACCGGCACGGGGAAGCGGAGACGCTGGGCAATCTCGGCACAGCCCTGCGCCTCGCTGGAGACGCGGCTGCCGCCGCAGCGCTGCACGAGCAGGCTCTGACGCTGCGCCAGCAGGGGACGCAGCCGCAGGCCATCGCGCCCGCGCAGCTCAATCTGGGACTGACCTTCCTGGCGCTGGGCCGACTGGACGAGGCGACGCCGCTGCTGCTGGCCGCTGCAGACAGTGGCGGTGGCTCAGTCGGTGTGTCGTCCATACACCGCGCCGGAGTGCTGCAGGCGCTGGCCACCCTGGCTGCCCGGCGTGAGCAGTGGCCCTGGGTGGCCCGTCTGCTGGGCGCCAGCAGATTGTTCCTGGACGGGGGATCACCGCTCTGGCCAGGACAGCAGGCCGAACGGGCCACGGTGGAGGCCCAGGGGCGCCAGGCCCTGGGCGGACAGAGCATGCAGGCTGAGCTGGCCCTGGGCGAGCGAACGCCGTGGGACACCCTGATTGCGGGCGCCGCCGACATGTTCCGCAGCGTCCCAACGTCCACCGCATCCGCCCTGATCCCGACCCACCGCGACGACCTGAGCGAGCGGGAACGCGAGGTGCTGGCCCTGCTGGTGCGTGGCTGGCCCAACAAGAAGATCGCGTCCGCCATGAAGCTGGCCGACAACACGGTGAAAAACCATCTGGCCTCGGTCTACAGCAAGCTGGGTGTGCGCGGCCGCGCCGAGGCTGTGGCGCGGGCCTTGCAGGAGAGGCTGCTGGAGTAGAGGCTACCCAACTGGATTTGGGTAGGTGGGATTTTGGCGTGATGCGGTGCAGAACAGTCGAAAATAGAGAAGTCGAAGCTTTGGTTTCGACCTGTTGTTTATCGAATACATTATGTTATCAGAGATTAAGGGCCGGATTCGCAGCGCGTCCTTGGGCGATGCGCTTGAGACTCTTCGGTCGATTGAAGTTTTTCAGATAGAGGTAAAACGAGTTTACGACGTTGTGTTTATACACTGTGCGTCTAATCTGACCCTCTCCTCCTTAAACGACCTGTCGACATCGGCGATAATGCTTGAGGTTGAGATTAGTGAAGTTCGCAAATTCTTTCCTAATTTCACTGAGGCCGATGTGGCTGCCCGGTTCAGCTGG
The sequence above is drawn from the Deinococcus koreensis genome and encodes:
- a CDS encoding tetratricopeptide repeat protein, which encodes MSLAAAHNLPPQPTALLGREDVLREVSSLLWGPTRLLTLLGPGGVGKTRLAVELATTVRPDFAGGAWFIDLSGGLPPAALPAHLARVLGLTLDGADPLDSLVGQLPDQPLLVLLDNFESVPDAAPLLGQLLGACPALRVIVTSRVALNLRWERRLEVPPLALPEPGSPSPADASPAVQLYLERARAAGGPEVTDLGAAARLCARLDGLPLAIELAAARAAQFGPAALLARLERHLALPSTPAPDRPARHHSLNAVIGASYDMLSAAQQATLRRLAVAAGGVGENAARVMAETDALGIDALDVLLALTDVNLLSARPGHDGQPRFWMLETVRDYAGAQADPAEFQLARQRHAQWCLELAERLTPEWRSEAQAQVLAQLNEEHPNVRAALAWTLRAQANLADRQVGVQLAEALWPYWLAHGHLGEGRAWLEAALSGAGEAGLPGLYRGAGVLARQQGDLAGAVQWAERATLAAQLAADTWQEAAATGDLGVALALQGDLGRASAALDRQLSLQITLGDQHSADALNNRGAVALRAGDFERATDLLGRVLTMCLASGDARGEADVRSNLGVLACQAADWPLASAHLSRALELRRQLCDRHGEAETLGNLGTALRLAGDAAAAAALHEQALTLRQQGTQPQAIAPAQLNLGLTFLALGRLDEATPLLLAAADSGGGSVGVSSIHRAGVLQALATLAARREQWPWVARLLGASRLFLDGGSPLWPGQQAERATVEAQGRQALGGQSMQAELALGERTPWDTLIAGAADMFRSVPTSTASALIPTHRDDLSEREREVLALLVRGWPNKKIASAMKLADNTVKNHLASVYSKLGVRGRAEAVARALQERLLE
- a CDS encoding MFS transporter, producing MSTRFLLFLIAQAVSQFGTAVSTVGLTTLWASRGAPATQLALILALPAIPSLLLAPFVGATVERVALRPFLIGANIFLGAVACAVAWAVAPSGGQAEPTLLVAMFTLKEVGNRAFAAGYARAFGALAPATTGRPVMVADFTSQSGAALGAAVGGLIASKGGGEVFVIDAATFVVAGLITLWLPLLGGAPARRGGNQVVRDVKVAVDHVSNNAQIARLFGAYCSMSLTWAAWDIVGGYLFVAAGSAEASGVANSGAQIGKMSIGLWLFSQGLGHSVNKAQISALVLAGTGLVAGGLGMFGPSPYVIVLLVILRSLFGMTGYLGGNGSYTMMVLDAPSELRARMAVLVGAVGTGLVAGGAKVGVGILNDAVGPTLAFILPSMVGMTLGLLLCRAEFRAQQYHHLQAYMVCRVYWARRAGGLGIAAAQGEFLVGISRI
- a CDS encoding alpha-amylase family glycosyl hydrolase; translation: MKFKEIVIYSGPTDRINAPPTGQNLANPLAFQGGSYNTLLEVLSSIRALGACSVHVSCPFAPAEPRWDVWTGLQNPAAHGFWPKNFRELNHRFGSQSELRRFIRSCQAAEMKVIGEMTFHFGPGASFPEGWATPREDWCMGVLPRLNLRNPEVRAYVLQTVDWFADMGFWGIRLDTAFELPSEFLGAVIATAQRRGLFLIGEVFDGDPTLVQGLLKGVHWTDYPMNFSMFEVLAGKGSVEQLHALLAHPYSREQSLATFVDNHDVASFVRECVRRSSDPGNAIKYARARMLMALSLIMVVRGVPTIYYLDSWALNLEGMADPLGSNRLPAPWGQRPILETAIARLSTLRHTRPELAHGTYRELWLPGPRNVWAFAKIGLQSTVVLLNNEDEAVDLTDLGGIDAQGLLPDGTIHCLLRPGKSFVIEGGRISGVLAPRSVYLLGN